The Luteimonas sp. YGD11-2 genome has a window encoding:
- a CDS encoding alpha/beta fold hydrolase → MGSSRLRHVAMMLLALATLGLGGCAMVEVRSQDAGEYIASRRGDMLTTGRPSAATAETIRVAGLEASACSAPGQECIAALAALPGISQERRLAALSELWLQQAMAAPSAPAGPARIDPWLETARHAYAYLFFSERSPGERAFEDRQTQVRDYYNYATQQAGIGLFEVLAARRRDTGAPTPTTLEHDGWAIHVDLGGVRLPEGVDFPKALVPATSLSFDGLRSTYRREGFGAEMVAIMDDALAAVAPSDAPLGTQADAQAGDGARARRQRPPGWSEMPSPGMTLLFRFPGEDLAGILSTREVQVSAHDPYRDTGVELHGQQVPLAANFTAGYGLWLARSGFARQSLRTLLGREGGIDRPHLYLMQPYEPDRRIILMVHGLASSPEAWVNVANEVMGDATLRRNFQVWQVYYPTNAPIALNHFAIRRILDEALRHFDPEGTAIASRDMVLIGHSMGGVIGRLMVSSSGDALWDGLIGARDLDDGRRQRVERRLGPVLRFEPVPAIERAIFIAAPHRGTEVAGNRLGRWVAGLIRLPLTVLEGIGDVLQDLAEPGPATGPPRLPNSIDNLSRSDPFVQAAAQLPISPRVRYHSIIARRRAETPLAESDDGLVPYPSAHLEGALSEKIITSGHSVQETAPAILEIRRILHEDLREAGVVPRVR, encoded by the coding sequence AGACCATCCGCGTGGCGGGACTCGAGGCATCGGCGTGCAGCGCGCCCGGGCAGGAATGCATCGCGGCGCTCGCCGCGCTGCCCGGCATCAGCCAGGAGCGCCGGCTGGCCGCGCTCTCCGAGCTGTGGCTGCAGCAGGCGATGGCTGCGCCGTCCGCGCCTGCCGGGCCCGCGCGCATCGATCCGTGGCTGGAGACGGCGCGTCACGCCTATGCCTACCTGTTCTTCAGCGAGCGCAGCCCCGGCGAGCGCGCCTTCGAGGACCGCCAGACCCAGGTCCGCGACTACTACAACTACGCCACCCAGCAGGCCGGCATCGGGCTGTTCGAGGTGCTGGCGGCACGCCGCCGCGACACCGGTGCACCAACGCCCACCACGCTGGAGCACGACGGCTGGGCCATCCACGTGGACCTGGGCGGGGTGCGCCTGCCGGAGGGCGTGGACTTCCCGAAGGCGCTGGTGCCGGCCACGTCGCTGTCGTTCGACGGGCTTCGCAGCACCTATCGGCGCGAGGGCTTCGGCGCGGAGATGGTGGCGATCATGGACGACGCGCTGGCGGCGGTGGCGCCGTCGGACGCGCCATTGGGCACGCAGGCCGACGCGCAGGCCGGTGACGGGGCCCGCGCGCGTCGCCAGCGTCCGCCGGGCTGGAGCGAGATGCCTTCGCCCGGCATGACCCTGCTGTTCCGGTTCCCGGGCGAGGACCTGGCCGGCATCCTGTCCACCCGCGAGGTGCAGGTCAGCGCGCACGACCCCTACCGCGACACCGGCGTCGAACTGCATGGCCAGCAGGTGCCGCTGGCCGCCAACTTCACCGCCGGCTACGGCCTGTGGCTGGCGCGTTCCGGCTTCGCCCGGCAATCGCTGCGGACCCTGCTGGGCCGGGAAGGCGGCATCGATCGCCCGCACCTCTACCTGATGCAGCCCTACGAGCCCGACCGCCGGATCATCCTGATGGTCCACGGCCTGGCCAGCAGCCCGGAGGCCTGGGTCAACGTGGCCAACGAGGTCATGGGCGACGCCACGCTGCGGCGCAACTTCCAGGTCTGGCAGGTCTACTACCCGACCAATGCACCGATCGCGCTGAACCACTTCGCCATCCGCAGGATCCTGGACGAGGCCCTGCGCCATTTCGATCCCGAGGGCACCGCCATCGCCTCGCGCGACATGGTGCTGATCGGCCACAGCATGGGCGGGGTGATCGGGCGGCTGATGGTGTCCTCGTCCGGCGACGCGCTGTGGGATGGCCTGATCGGCGCGCGCGACCTCGACGATGGCCGCCGGCAGCGCGTGGAGCGGCGGCTGGGGCCGGTGCTGCGCTTCGAGCCGGTGCCGGCGATCGAGCGCGCGATCTTCATCGCCGCGCCGCATCGTGGCACCGAGGTGGCCGGCAACCGGCTCGGGCGCTGGGTGGCGGGGCTCATCCGCCTGCCGCTGACGGTGCTGGAAGGCATCGGCGACGTGCTCCAGGACCTCGCCGAGCCCGGGCCGGCGACCGGCCCACCGCGGCTGCCCAACAGCATCGACAACCTCAGCCGCAGCGACCCGTTCGTGCAGGCGGCCGCGCAGCTGCCGATCTCGCCACGCGTGCGCTATCACTCGATCATCGCCCGGCGCAGGGCGGAGACGCCGCTGGCGGAGTCCGACGACGGTCTGGTCCCCTATCCCAGCGCGCACCTCGAGGGCGCGCTGTCGGAAAAGATCATCACCTCCGGGCACAGCGTGCAGGAGACCGCACCGGCGATCCTCGAGATCCGCCGCATCCTGCACGAGGACCTGCGCGAAGCCGGCGTGGTGCCGCGTGTGCGCTGA